The DNA sequence GACGGCACCAGTTTGCCGATGATGAGCGTGAGCAACACGGAGACCAGGACGCCCAATGCGCCGCCCAGGCCGGTGAGTGTGATGGCCTCCATCAGAAATTGAGCGACGATGTCGCCCTTGCGGGCGCCAATGGCCTTGCGGATGCCGATCTCCTTGGTTCGCTCAGTGACCGAGACCAGCATGATGTTCATGACGCCGATGCCGCCCACCAGCAGGCCGAGGCTGGAGAGAGCGACGGAGACGATGACGATGACACTGAGGATGCCGTCGAGACGGTTGATGATCTGATCGGCCGTGGTGAGGCCGAAGTCGTCGTCGGCACCGGGCGGGGTGTGGCGCAGGCAGCGCAGCAACTGGCGGATCTCCTCGAAAGCCTCGTCGCGCTGGCCGGCGTAGGCCTGAGCCACGAGGATGAGACGATCTTCCGTAGGGAAGCGCTGGCGGGCGGTCTGGTAGGGGATGATGATCTGAGTGTCCTGGCCGTTCTGGCCGAAGAAGCCACCTTTTGCCTCGGTGAAGACGCCAACGACCGTGTATTCCGTACCGGCGACGCTGACCATGCGGCCGACGGCGCGGCCGTCGGGGTAAAGGGCTTCGGCGACCAGCGGGCCGATGACGCAGACACGAACTCCGCGTTCAGCTTCCTCCGGCGTGAAGACGCGGCCCTCTTTCACCTCACGGGGCTGGATGTTGAAGGCGTTGCCGCTGTAGCCGACCAGACTGACGTTCTCGGTCTCGAAGCCGGGGACGCGTGCGGTGATGAGTCCGCTGGTTTCGGAGGTGACGTACAGCTGGAGGCTAACATCCTCGACGGCGCGGACGCTTTGTTTGATGTAGGCGGCGTACTCCGGCAGAATGGGGCGGCGCTTCATCTCCTTAAGTGAACCGGGCGCGCTGGGGTCGCGATTGAAGCGGTTGAGAAAGATGTTGTTGGGTCCGAATTCGGCGAAGAAGGTGACGATGCCGGCGCGCAAGCCACTGGTGAGGCTGCCGACGGTGACGACGGTGGTGATGCCGATGACGATGCCCAGAATGGTAAGGCTACTGCGGAAGCGGTGGGACCAGACCGCATCCAGAGCCATGTTCACGTTCTCGCTAAATTGCAGGCGGAGCATGTCAGTCGGCCCTCAGTGCTTCGACGGGATCGAGACGGGCGGCGCGCGAGGCCGGGTACCAGCCGGAGAGGATGCCCACGGCGCTGGAGACGAAGAGCGCCAGGAAGACGTAGGGCAGCGTCACGGCCAGGTGGACGCCTGAGACGACGGACGCGATGCGGGCGACGGCGGCGCCGATGCCGAGGCCGATGAGGCCGCCGATGGCGGAGAGAAAAACCGCCTCCAGAAGGAACTGAAGCATGAGGTCGATGCGGCGGGCCCCGAGTG is a window from the uncultured Paludibaculum sp. genome containing:
- a CDS encoding ABC transporter permease translates to MLRLQFSENVNMALDAVWSHRFRSSLTILGIVIGITTVVTVGSLTSGLRAGIVTFFAEFGPNNIFLNRFNRDPSAPGSLKEMKRRPILPEYAAYIKQSVRAVEDVSLQLYVTSETSGLITARVPGFETENVSLVGYSGNAFNIQPREVKEGRVFTPEEAERGVRVCVIGPLVAEALYPDGRAVGRMVSVAGTEYTVVGVFTEAKGGFFGQNGQDTQIIIPYQTARQRFPTEDRLILVAQAYAGQRDEAFEEIRQLLRCLRHTPPGADDDFGLTTADQIINRLDGILSVIVIVSVALSSLGLLVGGIGVMNIMLVSVTERTKEIGIRKAIGARKGDIVAQFLMEAITLTGLGGALGVLVSVLLTLIIGKLVPSLPSSVPGWAISLGFGVSVSIGLFFGTWPALKAANLDPVDALRYE